A window of the Zeugodacus cucurbitae isolate PBARC_wt_2022May chromosome 4, idZeuCucr1.2, whole genome shotgun sequence genome harbors these coding sequences:
- the LOC105216143 gene encoding uncharacterized protein LOC105216143, translated as MAKISHVDTTGVGSVSGSSAGDDDYGLFAMLACVGIFICMISTLVGIKIWWFKHRLTFDHGRTNNGAAGGATPTLPLRTRSSREKRMSQEIREPVEVHGVFRRRQEDDLDIVPTKQLPPVRIRNLSQSTPSLFPLPPTRRQDRVRSAIFEEYEPPTREPPRPPIDASPPLHTPTISLVEEMPTFDELEQKYRQMQLNETKVLEPNAEPSDEGILRVRESPPQPPKRFNRNSSKEASYASSVGMHKFVKAKSPSTDIEGPQQKLSERRATGYLRPDEDDIKASLAEDNSIARSHSVEEFGERRPTGYIKYEEIDTDGLEDFRNKWDALQTSLGPESPKSYESSERAVFETMHGHNYDHLNRASACELRTMADGAPADYTDGGRGSNTATRFSWQTDERTSKPVRPESQASIDFTSDEEYAEELDGFKPQTILKSATVSDCTFGGYESVEHVRPQTPEMAYAATRVVKFANPELEENDTLLSHTLEEEKDTLKMRRPTGYVRAVQPEDLWDEMEANIKQDEREKHLWLEIEKDVKLNREFTSNIEEEFDKIRHSYEENEAAFLENTNSLKRVPKQVLITTPEPEGFGKSIDEDWESFENLSDVKPKKSDEAGKQVVQFKLSDLEDAYEKESVLRTERRPTAFVRNSEQLQRELSNIEDDDDEEAVTTTHYEPSSVEFVDEANESSSKTLRERRPTGYVRPQISNLDEDYVHEHNRNSIFEPVEEPLTIKTETPVRPRTRQKVTFDFSNTEYFQTPDTGEKQEGVTNFATTNYDGIDSDSEGQQDAAAHSFPKPMQRITKIHYTAESVNNDSTVTQDQALARTISPAPVPLLFGTQTSLEKAETEINDSWAAIRQRRQITTTTSTSPQQPLTPILINASEPPKPAYRNPLAQSSTVQSVTLMEETPVVAQQHMSTFQPHAAARHQYFEQSYYNSTEA; from the exons atggCTAAAATCAGCCATGTAGATACAACTGGTGTGGGCAGCGTCAGCGGTAGTAGCGCAG GTGACGACGATTATGGTCTCTTTGCCATGCTGGCATGTGTTGGCATCTTCATTTGCATGATCTCCACATTGGTGGGCATAAAAATTTGGTGGTTCAAACATCGGCTCACTTTCGATCATGGTAGAACGAATAATGGTGCAGCGGGTGGTGCCACGCCTACCTTGCCATTACGTACGCGCAGCAGTCGAGAGAAACGCATGTCACAAGAG ATACGTGAACCGGTGGAGGTGCATGGCGTTTTTCGTCGACGACAAGAGGATGATTTGGACATTGTGCCAACAAAGCAATTGCCGC CCGTTCGCATACGCAACCTGTCACAAAGCACACCCTCCCTGTTTCCCCTGCCCCCAACACGCCGGCAAGATCGTGTGCGCAGCGCAATCTTCGAAGAATATGAGCCACCAACACGTGAGCCGCCACGCCCACCAATCGATGCATCGCCACCCTTACACACACCCACAATAAGTTTGGTGGAAGAAATGCCCACTTTCGATGAACTGGAGCAGAAGTACCGGCAAATGCAGTTGAATGAAACAAAAGTACTCGAACCGAATGCCGAACCTAGCGATGAGGGTATACTACGCGTGCGCGAATCACCACCACAACCACCGAAGCGTTTCAATCGCAACTCAAGCAAAGAAGCGAGCTACGCTTCGTCGGTGGGTATGCACAAGTTCGTAAAAGCCAAATCGCCCTCGACGGACATAGAAGGACCACAGCAAAAGTTGAGTGAACGTCGTGCAACGGGCTATTTGCGACCGGATGAGGACGATATAAAAGCGTCATTGGCTGAGGACAATTCAATAGCGCGTTCGCACAGTGTTGAAGAGTTCGGCGAACGTCGTCCCACCGGCTACATCAAGTACGAGGAGATCGATACGGATGGCTTGGAGGACTTCCGCAATAAATGGGATGCATTGCAAACGAGTTTGGGCCCAGAGAGTCCCAAATCGTATGAAAGCAGCGAACGTGCGGTTTTTGAAACTATGCACGGACACAATTATGATCACCTCAATCGTGCGAGTGCCTGTGAGTTACGTACGATGGCCGATGGCGCGCCAGCCGATTACACAGATGGCGGGCGCGGTTCCAATACGGCAACGCGTTTCAGCTGGCAGACGGATGAACGCACGAGCAAACCAGTTAGACCAGAATCGCAGGCAAGCATCGATTTCACCAGCGACGAAGAGTATGCCGAAGAGCTGGATGGTTTTAAGCCACAGACGATATTGAAATCAGCGACGGTGTCTGACTGCACTTTTGGTGGCTACGAAAGTGTGGAGCATGTGCGACCACAGACGCCTGAGATGGCTTACGCAGCGACACGTGTAGTGAAGTTTGCGAACCCAGAGTTAGAAGAGAATGACACGCTGCTCTCACATACTTTGGAAGAAGAAAAAGACACTTTGAAAATGCGACGACCAACGGGTTACGTGCGTGCAGTGCAGCCCGAAGATTTGTGGGACGAGATGGAGGCCAATATAAAACAAGATGAACGTGAAAAGCATCTCTGGCTTGAGATTGAAAAAGATGTTAAACTCAATCGAGAATTCACAAGCAATATTGAGGAAGAATTCGACAAAATACGACATTCGTACGAAGAAAACGAGGCAGCATTCTTGGAGAACACCAACAGCTTGAAGCGCGTGCCCAAACAAGTGCTAATAACGACACCCGAACCCGAAGGATTTGGCAAAAGCATCGACGAGGATTGGGAGAGCTTTGAGAACTTGAGTGACGTGAAACCTAAAAAGAGTGACGAGGCAGGCAAGCAAGTTGTACAATTTAAGCTATCAGACTTAGAAGACGCTTACGAAAAGGAGTCCGTACTGCGTACTGAGCGGCGCCCAACCGCTTTTGTGCGCAATAGCGAACAGTTGCAACGAGAACTCTCGAACATCGAAGACGACGACGACGAGGAGGCAGTCACAACAACGCACTACGAGCCGAGTAGCGTTGAATTCGTAGACGAAGCCAATGAAAGCTCAAGCAAAACACTCCGAGAGCGTCGCCCCACGGGCTATGTGCGCCCACAAATATCCAATTTGGACGAGGATTATGTGCATGAGCACAATAGAAACAGCATTTTCGAGCCTGTGGAAGAGCCGCTAACTATAAAGACCGAGACGCCTGTGCGTCCACGCACGCGTCAAAAAGTCACCTTCGATTTCAGCAATACAGAGTACTTTCAAACACCGGACACTGGGGAAAAGCAGGAAGGAGTAACGaactttgcaacaacaaattacgaCGGTATTGATAGCGACTCCGAAGGCCAACAGGACGCGGCAGCACACAGTTTCCCGAAACCTATGCAGCGCATTACAAAAATTCATTACACCGCCGAGTCGGTTAATAATGACAGTACTGTTACACAAGATCAAGCGCTAGCACGCACCATCTCACCAGCACCCGTGCCGTTACTGTTCGGCACACAAACCTCGCTTGAGAAAGCCGAGACCGAAATAAACGACAGCTGGGCCGCGATACGACAACGTCgtcaaatcacaacaacaacgtcaACATCACCTCAGCAACCGTTAACACCAATACTTATAAATGCGAGCGAGCCTCCAAAACCGGCCTACCGCAATCCGCTTGCACAATCTTCCACGGTACAAAGCGTGACGTTGATGGAAGAGACGCCTGTCGTAGCGCAGCAACATATGAGCACATTCCAACCGCATGCGGCGGCGCGTCATCAATACTTTGAGCAGAGCTATTACAATTCAACGGAGGCTTAG